TATCGTATCTGCGGGATACGGGTTCCGGTCTGCCTCGGTTCATCGGTCACCGCTTTCCGATCGTGCTAGGCGGGATCGTCACCGGACCGCCACGGAACCGGCATGTTCAGCTGCTGAAGCTTGGATTCGAGTTCTTCCCGCTCCCGGCTGCGGCGCAGCTTGCCTGACTTTGAAATGTACCGGTATTCCACCAGTAGTTCGTTGATTTTTTCGTTATCGCCCGCCTGGATCGCCCGGATGATTTCCCAGTCGAGGTGGGTCAGCTGCATGGCGTTCACGCTGTAGTCCAGAAAGGCCTGCCATGCGATGGGACACCAGGCCGACACGATGCGGTGTCCGATCAGATGGGCGTACTGGCGGATCTCCCATTGCGCGTGATCATCCATGCGCAGCAAGAGGAACCGCAGCAGGTTCAGGAGATTCACCTTCCAGTAGGCTTCCGTGTAGGTGGACAGGGGCAGGTCCTTGCGGGCCTGTTCGCGGGCAATTCCGGCCTCGATACGTTCTTCGTAACGGGTCCGGGCGGCCTCCTGGAGTTCCCGTTCCTTCTCGGTGAAATAGGCGCCCCGCTCCGTGTCGACAAAGCCTCCACTGCCCTGACGGTTGCCCTCCGCCTGAAACCTCCACGCATCGGGCGACGTCGTCTGTGTCGCGTCGATCGCCAGCGAATAGCGGGTGCTGTACTCGTTGACCGAAGCCGTCCGATGCCGGATCCACTGCCGCCAGCAATCCATGGGCACCCGGAGATGGAATTTGATGTCGCACATCTCGAAGGGGGTGGTGTGCTGATGCCGCATGAGATAGCGGATCAGCCCCCGGTCCTGGTGCACCTGCCGGGTTCCGGCGCCGTA
The window above is part of the Gemmatimonadota bacterium genome. Proteins encoded here:
- a CDS encoding FAD-dependent thymidylate synthase; translated protein: MEAQHLDRPVVPELDEILGEPFKVLDDGFVRVVDYMGSDHSIVQAARVSYGAGTRQVHQDRGLIRYLMRHQHTTPFEMCDIKFHLRVPMDCWRQWIRHRTASVNEYSTRYSLAIDATQTTSPDAWRFQAEGNRQGSGGFVDTERGAYFTEKERELQEAARTRYEERIEAGIAREQARKDLPLSTYTEAYWKVNLLNLLRFLLLRMDDHAQWEIRQYAHLIGHRIVSAWCPIAWQAFLDYSVNAMQLTHLDWEIIRAIQAGDNEKINELLVEYRYISKSGKLRRSREREELESKLQQLNMPVPWRSGDDPA